A region from the Halobacillus mangrovi genome encodes:
- a CDS encoding TRAP transporter small permease: MLDKITSRFVKLTEIIAILLMVLLTLVVFAEVLSRYVFNYPISFSTELTQLFFPWMIFLGTVAVTKNEDHLKITVLQEKMGRGVQLVMQIFGKAVMLIFSIYMVYASYLLAQAVRMQPLPMLQISKSWLYISVTVSFTFVAILLVLQIILLITRKNVEMKGGEVQ; the protein is encoded by the coding sequence ATGCTAGACAAAATCACATCAAGGTTCGTAAAGCTTACAGAAATTATTGCGATCCTTCTGATGGTTTTACTAACGTTAGTGGTGTTTGCAGAGGTTCTGTCCAGGTATGTCTTCAACTATCCGATTTCCTTTTCTACTGAGCTCACTCAGCTATTTTTCCCATGGATGATTTTTCTTGGGACCGTCGCTGTTACCAAGAATGAAGATCATTTAAAAATAACGGTTCTCCAGGAGAAAATGGGACGAGGCGTTCAATTAGTCATGCAAATCTTCGGCAAAGCAGTCATGCTTATCTTTTCTATATATATGGTTTATGCCAGTTACCTTCTGGCTCAGGCCGTCCGGATGCAGCCTCTGCCTATGCTGCAGATTTCTAAGTCCTGGTTGTATATTTCGGTGACCGTATCCTTTACGTTTGTAGCTATTTTGTTAGTTCTTCAAATTATTTTGTTGATTACTAGAAAAAATGTAGAGATGAAAGGAGGAGAAGTCCAGTGA
- a CDS encoding TRAP transporter substrate-binding protein has protein sequence MKRLIVLLLTLVLVLAACGGGGDSASNAEDGEFKEQTWKIGFNTVEGSVRDVAAKKFKETVEAETDGAVTVEIYPNEELGSAQEMIESVQVGALDMQIAGANMMANTIPEYATLSLPFLVKDFDEAHAVLDSEIGDKLKAMGEEQGIKVLSDVELGFAQITNNVHPINKPEDLEGLKMRSPNDKSLIETFKALGSSVSTMPFTEVYLALSQGVVDGQFNPLDAIYETKFHEVQDHLALLNLTYYYSYFIMNQGAFDGLDPELQKIVQKAANEARDASYEFTANKDEEMLKQMEDSFVEITEPDVAPFQEAVKPVYTKMEDVIDPELIKEVETFLEEYRSEQ, from the coding sequence ATGAAAAGATTGATCGTTCTACTACTAACACTAGTTCTTGTTCTTGCTGCATGTGGCGGGGGTGGTGACTCTGCTTCGAATGCGGAAGATGGAGAATTTAAAGAGCAAACGTGGAAAATCGGCTTTAACACCGTAGAAGGCTCTGTCCGAGACGTAGCCGCTAAAAAGTTCAAAGAAACCGTAGAAGCTGAAACGGACGGTGCCGTAACGGTAGAAATTTATCCTAACGAAGAATTAGGCAGTGCTCAAGAGATGATTGAATCCGTTCAGGTCGGTGCTTTAGATATGCAAATTGCCGGTGCAAACATGATGGCCAATACCATTCCTGAATACGCGACTCTTTCTCTTCCATTCTTAGTTAAAGACTTCGACGAAGCTCATGCTGTTTTAGATAGCGAAATTGGCGACAAGCTGAAAGCCATGGGAGAAGAACAGGGAATCAAAGTCCTATCTGATGTTGAACTTGGGTTCGCTCAAATTACCAACAACGTACACCCGATCAATAAACCAGAAGATCTAGAAGGATTGAAAATGCGTTCACCGAATGATAAAAGCCTGATTGAAACCTTCAAAGCATTAGGAAGCTCTGTTTCAACGATGCCATTCACAGAAGTTTATCTAGCTCTTTCTCAAGGAGTCGTTGATGGGCAGTTCAACCCGCTTGATGCTATTTATGAAACAAAATTCCATGAGGTCCAGGATCATTTAGCCCTGCTTAACCTCACTTACTATTACTCCTATTTCATCATGAACCAGGGAGCGTTTGACGGACTAGACCCTGAACTTCAAAAGATTGTCCAAAAAGCTGCCAATGAAGCAAGAGATGCTTCCTATGAATTCACGGCTAATAAAGATGAGGAAATGCTGAAGCAAATGGAAGATTCTTTTGTAGAAATCACGGAACCTGATGTAGCACCTTTCCAGGAAGCAGTGAAGCCAGTTTATACAAAAATGGAAGATGTCATCGATCCTGAACTTATTAAAGAAGTTGAAACCTTCCTAGAAGAGTACCGCTCAGAACAATAA
- a CDS encoding helix-turn-helix domain-containing protein, with product MSKAYQLLTESIIQYAEAISFTISEITISYKNKLLYKETLAHEGSNQVTTVNHDSFTIKLTATKGSPQLKSFVKQQIQLLSPPADVEDKGKDLLLNLSRTLALYQRLDDVLLRIMDMAMDVFPVSDSCSLYIYNEKKDTLIPRVTRGFNWQHLQNIRFKPGESLTGFTFQTKKAQIFHHTDEVYQGMSSMSEENWKHFYASTPDKDGEKVKAQSAMCCPLMIQEDCIGVVSINSFREVGHFTDEDLELLKAICNQAAFAVHRASLFTELENQADKLMKLNHDIQLKNQTLEQTLHNHNQLMDMALEQQGMDSIITFIGDRLNTSVFLYDEFRQLLSSIVNGDIPFEGSIPPFLETMTPDRVQPIHLPEYGVVVVPVVTRMEARGFLVVVTNHWPLNHMEKMLIEEAQNIIAIELLKQEAIYETKQRIQGEFLEDIQGKVDINVLVDQAKLLGLSDRETYLFFGIHFDHTNQDYDWNVRETKSLHHLVEGFIANHFNSSIIFNRINGLRGIIGFPTEVKEESVRHQMNHFIDQLDNYLRKYFKDRSFSYATGRLTPLEEIRKSYKDVWYCIEIFNRHKRPNQRMTYREAGVAKMMMNNTEEELYQFVVDHVKPLMDYTNQNKRDLLETLEKYLFNHQHLKEVAKELHLHSNTLNYRLKRLSEILEADIRDAEVIFHLRMAWNIMNLLGTKQEWLYRA from the coding sequence ATGAGTAAGGCCTACCAATTGCTTACAGAATCGATTATTCAATATGCGGAAGCGATATCGTTTACTATCTCAGAGATTACTATCTCTTATAAAAATAAACTTCTCTATAAAGAAACGCTCGCACATGAGGGTTCAAATCAAGTAACGACCGTCAACCATGATTCCTTCACGATTAAACTCACAGCCACGAAGGGATCTCCTCAATTAAAAAGCTTTGTAAAGCAACAAATTCAACTATTATCCCCACCTGCAGATGTTGAAGATAAAGGGAAGGACCTTTTATTAAATTTATCAAGGACCCTTGCCCTATACCAAAGGCTAGATGATGTTCTCCTTAGAATTATGGATATGGCGATGGATGTATTCCCTGTCTCGGATTCATGCAGTTTGTATATTTATAACGAGAAAAAGGACACCCTGATCCCACGTGTGACACGTGGATTCAATTGGCAGCACCTGCAAAACATCCGCTTCAAACCAGGCGAGTCCCTCACAGGGTTTACGTTTCAAACGAAGAAGGCTCAGATTTTTCATCACACGGATGAAGTTTATCAAGGCATGTCGTCGATGTCAGAGGAGAACTGGAAGCATTTTTACGCTTCTACACCGGACAAGGATGGAGAAAAAGTAAAAGCTCAAAGCGCTATGTGCTGTCCGCTTATGATTCAAGAGGACTGTATCGGGGTAGTCAGCATCAACTCTTTCCGTGAGGTCGGCCATTTTACAGATGAAGACCTGGAGTTGTTAAAAGCGATTTGTAACCAGGCAGCCTTCGCTGTCCACCGGGCTTCCCTTTTTACTGAGCTTGAGAACCAGGCCGACAAATTGATGAAGCTGAATCATGATATCCAACTGAAAAATCAAACGCTTGAACAAACGTTGCATAACCACAACCAATTGATGGATATGGCACTCGAACAACAAGGAATGGATTCAATTATCACTTTTATCGGTGATCGTTTAAATACATCCGTTTTTTTATATGATGAATTCAGACAACTGCTTTCCTCCATAGTCAATGGAGATATCCCTTTCGAAGGATCCATACCTCCCTTCTTAGAAACGATGACCCCTGACCGGGTACAACCGATTCATCTGCCCGAATATGGTGTGGTGGTCGTCCCTGTTGTCACAAGGATGGAAGCACGCGGCTTCCTTGTCGTTGTGACTAACCATTGGCCGCTTAACCATATGGAGAAAATGTTGATCGAAGAAGCACAGAACATCATCGCCATTGAACTCTTAAAACAGGAAGCCATTTATGAAACGAAACAAAGAATCCAGGGGGAGTTTTTAGAAGACATTCAAGGAAAAGTAGATATCAATGTCCTTGTTGACCAGGCGAAATTACTTGGTTTGAGTGATCGTGAGACTTATTTATTTTTCGGCATCCACTTTGATCATACAAACCAGGATTATGATTGGAACGTAAGAGAAACGAAAAGTTTACATCATCTTGTAGAGGGATTTATAGCCAACCACTTCAACAGCAGCATCATTTTTAACAGAATTAACGGGTTAAGGGGGATTATTGGCTTTCCAACAGAGGTGAAGGAAGAATCCGTACGTCATCAGATGAATCACTTTATCGACCAATTGGACAATTATTTGAGGAAATATTTTAAAGACAGGTCTTTCTCCTATGCAACAGGTCGGTTAACGCCTTTGGAAGAAATCAGGAAGTCTTATAAAGATGTTTGGTATTGTATTGAGATATTCAACCGTCACAAACGTCCCAACCAACGAATGACCTACCGGGAAGCAGGCGTTGCCAAAATGATGATGAACAATACAGAAGAAGAACTTTATCAATTTGTCGTTGATCATGTAAAACCATTGATGGACTACACGAATCAAAACAAACGGGACCTTTTAGAAACATTGGAGAAATATTTATTCAATCATCAGCATTTAAAAGAAGTCGCGAAAGAACTCCATCTTCATAGCAATACCTTGAACTATCGATTAAAGAGACTAAGTGAGATCTTAGAAGCTGATATTCGTGATGCCGAAGTCATTTTCCATCTGCGGATGGCCTGGAATATTATGAACCTCTTAGGAACAAAACAAGAATGGCTCTATCGTGCATAA